A portion of the Labilithrix sp. genome contains these proteins:
- a CDS encoding 3-keto-5-aminohexanoate cleavage protein yields MTAPDRDPDLCVITCAVTGVLANRKQCPHIPYTPEEIAEEARRAYDAGASVVHIHARRDDGSPTFDPATFARIKEEIRKRCPILLNFSTGTILDDVSEQCAYITESKPEIAALNMGTMNYAKYSENRKAFVFDMVFPNTYEKIIKLLTAMNDAGVKPELECFDTGHTHGIWPLLDMGVLKKPLQFSFIVNVLGGIPPLVESLQLQTKIMPPGSEWEVIGISKSGWRMIGAALALGGNVRAGLEDNLYLPSGEMARSNGDLIEVAARMVRDCGRKVATVEQARQILLTERNA; encoded by the coding sequence ATGACCGCGCCCGATCGCGATCCCGACCTCTGCGTCATCACCTGCGCGGTGACGGGCGTGCTTGCGAACCGCAAGCAGTGCCCGCACATCCCCTACACGCCGGAGGAGATCGCGGAGGAGGCGCGGCGCGCGTACGACGCCGGCGCGTCGGTCGTGCACATCCACGCGCGGCGCGACGACGGCTCGCCCACGTTCGATCCGGCGACGTTCGCGCGGATCAAGGAGGAGATCCGGAAGCGGTGCCCGATCCTCCTCAACTTCTCGACCGGCACCATCCTCGACGACGTGTCGGAGCAGTGCGCGTACATCACGGAGAGCAAGCCCGAGATCGCCGCCCTCAACATGGGCACGATGAACTACGCGAAGTACTCCGAGAACCGGAAGGCCTTCGTCTTCGACATGGTGTTTCCGAACACCTACGAGAAGATCATCAAGCTCCTGACCGCGATGAACGACGCCGGCGTGAAGCCGGAGCTCGAGTGCTTCGACACCGGCCACACCCACGGCATCTGGCCGCTCCTCGACATGGGCGTCCTGAAGAAGCCGCTCCAGTTCTCGTTCATCGTGAACGTGCTCGGCGGGATCCCTCCGCTCGTGGAGAGCCTCCAGCTCCAGACGAAGATCATGCCGCCCGGCAGCGAGTGGGAGGTGATCGGCATCTCGAAGAGCGGCTGGCGCATGATCGGCGCCGCCCTCGCGCTCGGCGGGAACGTCCGCGCCGGCCTCGAGGACAACCTGTACCTCCCGAGCGGCGAGATGGCGCGCTCGAACGGGGACCTCATCGAGGTCGCGGCGCGCATGGTCCGTGATTGCGGCCGCAAGGTCGCCACCGTCGAGCAGGCGCGGCAGATCTTGCTAACGGAGAGGAACGCATGA
- a CDS encoding enoyl-CoA hydratase/isomerase family protein, with translation MTFGKLRVADERGVRVLTLNNPERRNAIGPQMVNELLHALEAAHADAGVRVIVLTGEGSAFCAGGDFTSMNDESGLAHKGDYADLLLAMTRAEKPIVARVNGHAMGGGLGLVAASTFAIAETNAKLGTPEIDVGLFPMMIMAVLARLVPRRALLDMMLMGRKLTAAEAHAIGLVNAVHPAADLDAAVARVTDALAAKSPITIALGLRAFAEQDDMALAEALPMLRGKLTEALATEDAQEGLAAFLQKRAPVWKGR, from the coding sequence ATGACCTTCGGCAAGCTGAGAGTCGCGGACGAGCGCGGGGTGCGCGTGCTCACGCTGAACAACCCCGAGCGCCGCAACGCGATCGGGCCGCAGATGGTGAACGAGCTGCTCCACGCGCTCGAGGCGGCGCACGCGGACGCGGGCGTGCGCGTCATCGTCCTCACGGGGGAGGGGAGCGCGTTCTGCGCGGGCGGCGACTTCACGTCGATGAACGACGAGAGCGGCCTCGCGCACAAGGGCGACTACGCCGATCTCCTCCTCGCGATGACGCGGGCAGAAAAGCCGATCGTCGCGCGCGTGAACGGCCACGCGATGGGCGGCGGGCTCGGCCTCGTCGCGGCGTCGACGTTCGCGATCGCGGAGACGAACGCGAAGCTCGGGACGCCGGAGATCGACGTCGGCCTCTTCCCGATGATGATCATGGCGGTCCTCGCGCGCCTCGTCCCGCGCCGCGCGCTCCTCGACATGATGCTGATGGGCCGGAAGCTGACCGCGGCCGAGGCGCACGCGATCGGCCTCGTGAACGCGGTGCACCCCGCCGCCGACCTCGACGCGGCGGTGGCGCGCGTCACCGACGCGCTCGCGGCGAAGAGCCCGATCACGATCGCGCTCGGCCTCCGCGCGTTCGCGGAGCAGGACGACATGGCGCTCGCGGAGGCGCTGCCGATGCTGCGTGGCAAGCTCACGGAGGCGCTCGCGACGGAGGACGCGCAGGAGGGTCTGGCGGCGTTCCTCCAGAAGCGCGCCCCGGTGTGGAAGGGCCGCTGA
- the rpmF gene encoding 50S ribosomal protein L32: MAVPKRRTSRSKRNMRRANHDKVVPVQLIACANCGEPVTPHRACASCGHYKGREVKPVKAAKA; encoded by the coding sequence GTGGCCGTTCCCAAGAGGCGTACCAGCCGTTCCAAGCGCAACATGCGCCGCGCGAACCATGACAAGGTCGTGCCGGTGCAGCTCATCGCGTGCGCGAACTGCGGCGAGCCCGTGACGCCCCACCGCGCTTGCGCCTCCTGCGGCCACTACAAGGGCCGCGAGGTCAAGCCGGTCAAGGCCGCGAAGGCTTAG
- the nrdR gene encoding transcriptional regulator NrdR → MKCPFCGQLESKVTDSRAGTAGDVIRRRRECETCGRRFTTYERVEEVLPLVVKKDGRREAFERQKVVAGLRRACDKRAVAASRIDAIVDAIEKELIDAGDKEVASEKIGERVMAHLREVDPVAYVRFASVYRQFKDIDELRSEIEKVARTP, encoded by the coding sequence ATGAAGTGTCCATTCTGCGGGCAGCTCGAGAGCAAGGTGACCGACTCGCGCGCGGGGACGGCGGGCGACGTCATTCGCCGCCGGCGCGAGTGCGAGACGTGCGGGCGGCGCTTCACGACCTACGAGCGCGTCGAGGAGGTGCTCCCGCTCGTCGTGAAGAAGGACGGGCGGCGCGAGGCGTTCGAGCGGCAGAAGGTCGTCGCCGGCCTCCGGCGCGCGTGCGACAAACGCGCGGTGGCGGCGTCGCGCATCGACGCGATCGTCGACGCGATCGAGAAGGAGCTCATCGACGCGGGCGACAAAGAGGTCGCGTCGGAGAAGATCGGCGAGCGCGTGATGGCGCACCTCCGCGAGGTCGATCCGGTAGCCTACGTCCGCTTCGCCTCGGTGTATCGTCAGTTCAAGGACATCGACGAGCTCCGCTCCGAGATCGAGAAGGTCGCGAGGACGCCGTGA
- the fabD gene encoding ACP S-malonyltransferase, with amino-acid sequence MMFAWLFPGQGSQAVGMAGDLAKSSKAAQEVFDRADAALGAPLTKLMLEGPEAELTLTANAQPAIVTASIAALAAIKERHPDLAAPRFAAGHSLGEYSALVAAGALELEDAVRIVRARGRAMQEAVPPGVGAMAAIMGVEPEPLEAICREVVAETGGVVACANFNAPGQIVIAGDAKAVLRASERAGEIKGKAIPLKVSAPFHCALMAPAAKVVAAELEKVVVKPLAFPVVANVDAKPNTEPARVKELLVRQVDGAVRWEQAIRLMHLEGVTHAIEIGPGKVLAGLGKRIAKEIKMTSVGDVASLDALGAFLGGSNVQA; translated from the coding sequence ATGATGTTCGCTTGGCTCTTTCCCGGGCAGGGCTCTCAGGCGGTCGGCATGGCCGGCGATCTCGCGAAGAGCTCCAAGGCCGCGCAGGAGGTCTTCGATCGCGCCGACGCCGCGCTCGGCGCTCCGCTCACGAAGCTGATGCTCGAGGGCCCCGAGGCCGAGCTCACGCTCACCGCGAACGCGCAGCCCGCGATCGTCACCGCGAGCATCGCCGCCCTCGCCGCGATCAAAGAGCGCCACCCCGACCTCGCGGCGCCCCGCTTCGCCGCGGGCCACTCGCTCGGCGAGTACTCCGCGCTCGTCGCCGCGGGCGCGCTCGAGCTCGAGGACGCGGTGCGCATCGTCCGCGCGCGCGGCCGCGCGATGCAGGAGGCCGTCCCGCCCGGCGTCGGCGCGATGGCGGCGATCATGGGGGTCGAGCCCGAGCCGCTCGAGGCGATCTGCCGCGAGGTCGTGGCCGAGACCGGCGGCGTCGTCGCGTGCGCGAACTTCAACGCGCCGGGCCAGATCGTCATCGCGGGCGACGCGAAGGCGGTCCTTCGCGCGAGCGAGCGCGCCGGCGAGATCAAGGGCAAGGCGATCCCGCTCAAGGTGAGCGCGCCCTTCCACTGCGCGCTGATGGCGCCGGCGGCGAAGGTCGTCGCCGCGGAGCTCGAGAAGGTCGTCGTGAAGCCGCTCGCGTTCCCGGTCGTCGCGAACGTCGACGCGAAGCCGAACACGGAGCCCGCGCGCGTGAAGGAGCTGCTCGTCCGTCAGGTCGACGGCGCGGTGCGGTGGGAGCAGGCGATCCGCCTCATGCACCTCGAGGGCGTCACGCACGCGATCGAGATCGGGCCGGGCAAGGTGCTGGCCGGCCTCGGAAAGCGCATCGCGAAGGAGATCAAGATGACCAGCGTGGGCGACGTCGCCTCGCTCGACGCGCTCGGCGCGTTCCTCGGAGGTTCGAATGTTCAAGCTTGA
- the fabF gene encoding beta-ketoacyl-ACP synthase II: MNRVVITGVGLVTPVGIGRQESWDALLAGQSGAAPITLFDASAYRVRFAAEVKGWDGSRFIEKKKLKEMDRFIEFAMGAASIAMKDAALELTDEERNEAGCFIGVGLGGLATLERTKQIILEKGPGRISPYSIPGIIANLAAGQVSMQYGLKGPSYCNTSACSSGAHALGEAFEWIRRGRAQVMVTGGAEATVTPVGIGGFEAMFALSRRNEEPTRASRPFDKGRDGFVCGEGSGVLVLESLERAKKRGAKIYAEVTGYGASSDANHLTQPAPHGEGAQRSMRMALKDAGLAPDRIDYLNAHGTSTPVGDIAETEATIAVFGAHATDKKLWVSSTKSMMGHLLGAAGAVESAVCALAIAEGKVPPTINLEDQDPACPLDYVANTARERRVQHALNNSFGFGGTNCSLVFSRYEG; this comes from the coding sequence ATGAACCGCGTCGTGATCACCGGGGTGGGGCTCGTGACGCCCGTCGGCATCGGCCGGCAGGAGTCGTGGGACGCCTTGCTCGCCGGTCAGAGCGGCGCGGCGCCCATCACCCTGTTCGACGCGAGCGCGTACCGCGTTCGCTTCGCGGCGGAGGTGAAGGGCTGGGACGGCTCCCGCTTCATCGAGAAGAAGAAGCTCAAGGAGATGGACCGGTTCATCGAGTTCGCGATGGGCGCGGCCTCGATCGCGATGAAGGACGCCGCGCTCGAGCTCACGGACGAAGAGCGCAACGAGGCCGGCTGCTTCATCGGCGTCGGCCTCGGCGGGCTCGCCACGCTCGAGCGAACGAAGCAGATCATCCTCGAGAAGGGTCCGGGCCGCATCAGCCCGTACTCGATCCCGGGCATCATCGCGAACCTCGCCGCGGGCCAGGTCTCCATGCAGTACGGCCTCAAGGGCCCGTCCTACTGCAACACGAGCGCGTGCTCGTCCGGCGCGCACGCGCTCGGCGAGGCGTTCGAGTGGATCCGCCGCGGCCGCGCGCAGGTCATGGTCACCGGCGGCGCGGAGGCGACCGTCACGCCGGTCGGCATCGGCGGCTTCGAGGCGATGTTCGCGCTCTCGCGCCGGAACGAGGAGCCGACCCGCGCGAGCCGCCCGTTCGACAAGGGGCGCGACGGCTTCGTCTGCGGCGAAGGATCGGGGGTCCTCGTGCTCGAGTCGCTCGAGCGCGCGAAGAAGCGCGGCGCGAAGATCTACGCCGAGGTCACCGGCTACGGCGCGTCGAGTGACGCGAACCACCTCACCCAGCCGGCGCCGCACGGCGAGGGCGCGCAGCGCTCGATGCGCATGGCGCTGAAGGACGCGGGCCTCGCGCCCGATCGGATCGACTACCTGAACGCGCACGGCACCTCCACGCCGGTCGGCGACATCGCCGAGACCGAGGCGACGATCGCGGTCTTCGGCGCGCACGCGACCGACAAGAAGCTCTGGGTGAGCTCGACCAAGTCGATGATGGGCCACCTCCTCGGCGCCGCGGGCGCGGTCGAGAGCGCGGTGTGCGCCCTCGCGATCGCGGAGGGCAAGGTCCCGCCGACCATCAACCTCGAGGACCAGGACCCGGCCTGCCCGCTCGACTACGTCGCGAACACCGCGCGCGAGCGCCGCGTCCAGCACGCGCTCAACAACTCGTTCGGGTTCGGCGGAACGAACTGCTCGCTGGTCTTCTCTCGCTACGAGGGTTGA
- a CDS encoding MarR family transcriptional regulator: MPAALNPEIKTDVDEVIEAIVYLYTESRRLTKEMARRADLTGPQLTVVKMLEQIGDLSLSELSERIRAQNSTVTGIIDRMVREGLVTRERSKEDRRVVYIRLTAKGKKLAEEIPIEPMEIFRGALETLTANEVRDLVKILGKVAKRVRQAVQRETAT, from the coding sequence ATGCCGGCTGCCCTCAACCCCGAGATCAAGACGGACGTGGACGAGGTGATCGAGGCGATCGTCTACCTCTATACGGAGAGCCGCCGCCTCACGAAGGAGATGGCGCGGCGCGCCGACCTCACCGGACCGCAGCTCACGGTCGTGAAGATGCTCGAGCAGATCGGCGACCTCTCGCTCTCGGAGCTCTCCGAGCGCATCCGCGCGCAGAACAGCACCGTGACCGGCATCATCGACCGGATGGTGCGCGAGGGGCTCGTCACGCGCGAGCGCTCGAAGGAGGATCGCCGCGTCGTGTACATCCGCCTCACCGCGAAGGGGAAGAAGCTCGCGGAGGAGATCCCGATCGAGCCGATGGAGATCTTCCGCGGCGCGCTCGAGACCCTCACCGCGAACGAGGTGCGCGACCTCGTGAAGATCCTCGGCAAGGTCGCGAAGCGCGTGCGGCAGGCCGTGCAGCGCGAGACCGCGACATGA
- the ribD gene encoding bifunctional diaminohydroxyphosphoribosylaminopyrimidine deaminase/5-amino-6-(5-phosphoribosylamino)uracil reductase RibD: protein MDLALVHGRSGKPSPNPHVGAVLVKNGELVATGHHERAGTEHAEVLALKNAGAAAEGSTLYVTLEPCNHHGRTPPCTDAIVQAKIARVVIGCRDPNPHVDGGGAEVLTQRGVAVTMGIREAHARGLIQPWTKYVTTGLPYISLKLALSLDGRIATRSGASKWVTGPDARAKVHLLRSRSDAVAVGIGTAVADDPRLTVRDAPGDSPVRIVFDTNLRLPLESRLVTTAREIPTIVLAGPDAQEDLAAQLAAHGVEVVQIPLSTEGRLDMVSALRLLAQRGCVSLLVEGGAELAGSLLAGRLADELHAFIAPILLGPRGRPGAVDWAGPDTPQQAPRIAAPAWELVGEDAYVHGPIVHPD from the coding sequence ATGGACCTCGCGCTCGTCCACGGGCGGAGCGGGAAGCCTTCCCCCAACCCGCACGTCGGCGCGGTGCTGGTGAAGAACGGCGAGCTCGTCGCGACGGGGCACCACGAGCGCGCCGGCACCGAGCACGCCGAGGTGCTCGCGCTCAAGAACGCAGGCGCGGCGGCGGAGGGCTCCACCCTCTACGTCACGCTCGAGCCTTGCAACCACCACGGCCGCACGCCGCCGTGCACCGACGCGATCGTGCAGGCGAAGATCGCGCGCGTCGTCATCGGCTGTCGCGATCCGAACCCGCACGTCGACGGCGGCGGCGCGGAGGTGCTCACGCAGCGCGGGGTCGCGGTGACGATGGGCATCCGCGAGGCGCACGCGCGCGGCCTCATCCAGCCGTGGACGAAGTACGTGACGACGGGCTTGCCGTACATCTCGCTGAAGCTCGCGCTCTCGCTCGACGGCCGCATCGCGACGCGCTCCGGCGCCTCGAAGTGGGTCACCGGCCCGGACGCGCGCGCGAAGGTGCACCTCCTCCGCTCGCGCTCGGACGCGGTCGCGGTCGGCATCGGCACCGCGGTCGCGGACGATCCGCGGCTCACCGTGCGCGACGCCCCGGGCGACAGCCCCGTCCGCATCGTCTTCGACACGAACCTGCGCCTCCCGCTCGAGAGCCGCCTCGTCACGACCGCGCGCGAGATCCCCACGATCGTCCTCGCGGGTCCGGACGCGCAGGAGGACCTGGCGGCGCAGCTCGCGGCGCACGGCGTCGAGGTCGTCCAGATCCCGCTCTCGACCGAGGGCCGGCTCGACATGGTCTCCGCGCTCCGCCTCCTCGCGCAGCGCGGCTGCGTCTCGCTCCTGGTCGAGGGCGGCGCCGAGCTCGCGGGGAGCCTCCTCGCCGGTCGCCTCGCGGACGAGCTCCACGCCTTCATCGCGCCGATCCTCCTCGGCCCGCGCGGCCGCCCCGGCGCGGTGGACTGGGCCGGCCCCGACACGCCGCAACAGGCGCCGCGAATCGCCGCGCCCGCCTGGGAGCTCGTCGGTGAAGACGCCTACGTGCACGGCCCCATCGTTCATCCCGATTAG
- the acpP gene encoding acyl carrier protein, with translation MAQDIGSEVKRIIKEQLDVEEKDIKPESTFIEDLGADSLGLVELVLAFEEAFEIDIPDEDTEKIRTVQDAIDYIEKHAKK, from the coding sequence ATGGCCCAGGACATCGGCAGCGAGGTCAAGCGCATCATCAAGGAGCAGCTCGACGTCGAAGAGAAGGACATCAAGCCCGAGTCGACGTTCATCGAGGACCTCGGGGCGGACTCCCTCGGCCTGGTCGAGCTCGTCCTCGCGTTCGAAGAAGCCTTCGAAATCGACATCCCGGACGAGGACACGGAGAAGATCCGCACGGTGCAGGACGCGATCGACTACATCGAGAAGCACGCCAAGAAGTAG
- a CDS encoding M15 family metallopeptidase codes for MTVVRRSLIAAPFLCLLGATALPARSEEPKPAEPKESVGKPKESAAEAALPAAANKLTIELDGKKVACREQGVQPFLVRGNWFPKTNDPDKLKEAVKMLQRAIDYRTEKYGYFEPFGNAKLNAHPPKFYAKSVNFMGLSLQLNGKIIPAVKCVEAALKSTSAGSEYTPRTSSGMRFKNTYKGAEVSNHLYGIAIDIEPDRNKCCGCVAPWNEDPVCKKTTDVWKRMVMPKSWVDTFEKYGFYWLGHDVLQDTMHFEFLGDPDKIIEALP; via the coding sequence GTGACCGTAGTACGCCGTTCCCTCATCGCCGCCCCGTTCCTCTGTCTGCTCGGCGCCACCGCGCTCCCTGCGCGTAGCGAAGAGCCCAAGCCCGCCGAGCCGAAGGAGTCCGTCGGCAAGCCGAAGGAGTCCGCGGCCGAAGCCGCGCTCCCCGCCGCCGCGAACAAGCTCACGATCGAGCTCGACGGAAAGAAGGTCGCCTGCCGCGAGCAGGGCGTGCAGCCCTTCCTCGTCCGGGGCAACTGGTTCCCGAAGACGAACGATCCCGACAAGCTGAAGGAAGCGGTGAAGATGCTTCAGCGCGCGATCGACTACCGGACCGAGAAGTACGGCTACTTCGAGCCGTTCGGGAACGCGAAGCTGAACGCGCACCCGCCGAAGTTCTACGCGAAGAGCGTGAATTTCATGGGGCTCTCGCTGCAGCTCAACGGGAAGATCATCCCCGCCGTGAAGTGCGTCGAGGCCGCGCTGAAGAGCACGAGCGCCGGCTCGGAGTACACGCCGCGCACGTCGAGCGGCATGCGCTTCAAGAACACGTACAAGGGCGCGGAGGTCTCGAACCACCTCTACGGCATCGCGATCGACATCGAGCCGGACCGCAACAAGTGCTGCGGCTGCGTCGCGCCGTGGAACGAGGACCCCGTCTGCAAGAAGACGACGGACGTGTGGAAGCGCATGGTGATGCCCAAGTCCTGGGTCGACACCTTCGAGAAGTACGGCTTCTACTGGCTCGGCCACGACGTGCTCCAGGACACGATGCACTTCGAGTTCCTGGGCGATCCCGACAAGATCATCGAGGCGCTTCCCTAG
- the def gene encoding peptide deformylase: MIRTILHYPDKRLREPGKRVEEVTPAIQKLIDDMAETMYAAPGVGLAATQIGEPLQLFIIDIAEEGAPSDLRVFINPEILETTGDITWQEGCLSFPGVQEDVDRAAKVKVRAQDKSGTEFTLVAEGLLAVAIQHEYDHLQGVLMIDHMGPLKKRLTHRKMVKRAEAEAST; the protein is encoded by the coding sequence ATGATTCGCACCATCCTGCACTATCCGGACAAGCGCCTCCGCGAGCCTGGCAAGCGCGTCGAGGAGGTGACTCCGGCGATCCAGAAGCTCATCGACGACATGGCCGAGACCATGTACGCGGCGCCGGGCGTGGGCCTCGCCGCGACGCAGATCGGCGAGCCGCTCCAGCTCTTCATCATCGACATCGCGGAGGAGGGCGCGCCGAGCGATCTCCGCGTGTTCATCAACCCGGAGATCCTGGAGACCACGGGCGACATCACGTGGCAGGAGGGCTGCCTGAGCTTCCCCGGCGTCCAGGAGGACGTCGACCGCGCGGCGAAGGTGAAGGTCCGCGCGCAGGACAAGTCGGGCACCGAGTTCACGCTCGTGGCGGAGGGCCTCCTCGCGGTCGCGATCCAGCACGAGTACGACCACCTCCAGGGCGTCCTGATGATCGATCACATGGGTCCGCTCAAGAAGCGCCTCACCCACCGCAAGATGGTGAAGCGCGCCGAAGCCGAAGCGAGCACGTAG
- a CDS encoding GNAT family N-acetyltransferase, with protein MDSGPSLRTPRLILEPITLAQVEATFAGDRAALEDLARARVPEAWPGRALVERAFCASLDAIRADPATRLWGDRLVIATEADGGRYVVGSVVFHGRPADGVAEVGYGVEERWQRQGYASEATRACVEWALVQEGILAVTATTPPWHAASIRVLERSGLVRSGVEEHESLGEVLRFERRR; from the coding sequence ATGGACTCCGGCCCGTCACTACGCACGCCGCGGCTGATCCTCGAGCCGATCACGCTCGCGCAGGTCGAGGCGACGTTCGCGGGCGATCGCGCCGCGCTCGAGGACCTCGCGCGCGCGCGGGTGCCGGAGGCGTGGCCCGGCCGCGCCCTCGTCGAGCGCGCGTTCTGCGCCTCGCTCGACGCGATCCGCGCCGACCCCGCGACCCGCCTCTGGGGCGATCGCCTCGTGATCGCGACCGAGGCCGACGGCGGCCGCTACGTCGTGGGGAGCGTCGTCTTCCACGGCCGCCCGGCCGACGGCGTCGCCGAGGTCGGCTACGGGGTGGAGGAGCGGTGGCAACGGCAGGGCTACGCGAGCGAGGCGACGCGTGCCTGCGTCGAGTGGGCGCTCGTGCAGGAGGGGATCCTCGCCGTGACCGCGACCACGCCGCCGTGGCACGCCGCGTCGATCCGCGTGCTCGAGCGCTCCGGCCTCGTCCGTAGCGGCGTGGAAGAGCACGAGTCCCTCGGCGAGGTCCTCCGCTTCGAACGGCGACGCTGA
- the fabG gene encoding 3-oxoacyl-ACP reductase FabG, giving the protein MFKLDGKIALVTGGSRGIGRACCEALAEHGATVIVNYVKGEAAAREVAEAIAAKGGKAEIAGFDVGDAAACEKAITDLVAKHGKLDVLIANAGISIDGLLLRMKDEDLDKLWQVNVKGALACAKASLKSMMRAKSGRIVFMSSVVGEMGNVGQTAYAASKAALIGAAKSIGREYASRNVTVNVVAPGFIDTDMTSTMTDQMKEHLVKIVPLGRTGTAREVAAACVYLASDEAAYLTGQVLRVNGGMYV; this is encoded by the coding sequence ATGTTCAAGCTTGATGGCAAGATCGCGCTCGTCACCGGCGGCTCCCGCGGCATCGGCCGCGCCTGCTGCGAGGCGCTCGCCGAGCACGGCGCGACCGTGATCGTGAACTACGTGAAGGGCGAGGCCGCCGCACGCGAGGTGGCGGAGGCGATCGCGGCGAAGGGCGGCAAGGCCGAGATCGCCGGCTTCGACGTCGGCGACGCCGCGGCCTGCGAGAAGGCGATCACGGACCTGGTCGCGAAGCACGGCAAGCTCGACGTCCTGATCGCGAACGCAGGCATCTCGATCGACGGCCTCCTCCTCCGGATGAAGGACGAGGACCTCGACAAGCTCTGGCAGGTCAACGTGAAGGGCGCCCTCGCCTGCGCGAAGGCCTCCCTCAAGTCGATGATGCGCGCGAAGTCCGGCCGCATCGTCTTCATGTCGAGCGTCGTCGGCGAGATGGGCAACGTCGGGCAGACGGCCTACGCCGCGTCGAAGGCGGCGCTCATCGGCGCGGCCAAGTCGATCGGCCGCGAGTACGCGTCCCGCAACGTCACGGTCAACGTCGTCGCGCCGGGGTTCATCGACACCGACATGACGAGCACGATGACCGACCAGATGAAGGAGCACCTCGTGAAGATCGTGCCGCTGGGCCGCACCGGCACCGCCCGCGAAGTCGCGGCCGCGTGCGTCTACCTCGCCAGCGACGAGGCCGCCTATCTCACCGGCCAGGTCCTCCGCGTGAACGGCGGGATGTACGTGTAG
- the rpiB gene encoding ribose 5-phosphate isomerase B produces MRVCIASDHGGVRLKAQLVPLLQKREGLVLEDLGTQAEESVDYPDYAHRVAKAILAKEFDRGILVCGTGVGMAIAANRHDGIRCVNCSDTYTARLSRSHNDSNILSLGERVVGAGLAWDIVTAWLDEPVDANERHARRREKIELPR; encoded by the coding sequence GTGCGCGTCTGCATCGCCTCCGATCACGGCGGGGTTCGCCTGAAGGCGCAGCTCGTGCCGCTCTTGCAGAAGCGCGAGGGCCTCGTGCTCGAGGACCTCGGGACGCAGGCGGAGGAGAGCGTCGACTACCCGGACTACGCGCACCGCGTGGCGAAGGCGATCCTCGCGAAGGAGTTCGATCGCGGCATCCTCGTCTGCGGGACCGGCGTCGGGATGGCGATCGCGGCGAACCGGCACGACGGCATCCGCTGCGTGAACTGCTCCGACACGTACACCGCGCGCCTCTCCCGCTCGCACAACGACTCGAACATCCTGTCTCTCGGCGAGCGCGTCGTCGGCGCCGGCCTCGCCTGGGACATCGTCACCGCGTGGCTCGACGAGCCCGTCGACGCGAACGAGCGGCACGCGCGCCGCCGCGAGAAGATCGAGCTGCCTCGTTGA
- a CDS encoding DUF177 domain-containing protein: MRAAWVRGALEGHEATTSGKDGKIAVRASKSGHDVIVHGTLDAELEIPCARCLERTVLPIHADLSVLYVPAAKLREEGDEELSDEDADTLPFSGDTVVLDDLVRDELVLGVPMIPLCSESCPGMAPAPNQDGEGQGAGAKAIDPRLAPLLGFSARKRETE, encoded by the coding sequence GTGCGGGCGGCGTGGGTGCGGGGGGCGCTCGAGGGCCACGAGGCGACGACCTCGGGCAAGGACGGCAAGATCGCCGTGCGCGCGTCGAAGAGCGGGCACGACGTCATCGTCCACGGCACGCTCGACGCCGAGCTCGAGATCCCCTGCGCGCGCTGCCTCGAGCGGACGGTGCTCCCGATCCACGCCGACCTCTCCGTCCTCTACGTCCCGGCGGCGAAGCTCCGGGAGGAGGGCGACGAGGAGCTCTCCGACGAGGACGCGGATACGCTCCCGTTTTCCGGCGATACGGTCGTGCTCGACGACCTGGTCCGCGACGAGCTCGTGCTCGGGGTCCCCATGATTCCCTTGTGCTCGGAGTCATGTCCGGGTATGGCTCCCGCCCCCAATCAAGACGGAGAAGGTCAAGGCGCCGGCGCCAAGGCCATCGACCCGCGGCTCGCGCCGCTGCTCGGGTTCTCCGCTCGCAAACGCGAAACTGAATAA